The Chryseobacterium indicum genome includes a window with the following:
- a CDS encoding RNA polymerase sigma factor: MASKEKEFAQLIKDNQGLIIKVSRLYTNSLEDEEDLFQEIVLQLWRSYDSFKGNSKISTWMYRVALNTAITLFRKKSKSLQTNELDINHADFVEDDDEKQQQVSLLYTVIKTLPNVERAIVMMYLDDLPYKDIAENLGITEVNARVKMNRLKKTLKEQMEKYA, encoded by the coding sequence TTGGCTTCAAAGGAAAAAGAATTTGCGCAGCTTATTAAGGATAATCAGGGATTGATTATTAAGGTTTCGCGTCTTTATACCAATTCTTTGGAGGACGAGGAAGATCTTTTTCAGGAAATTGTGTTACAATTGTGGAGAAGTTATGACTCATTTAAAGGAAATTCCAAAATTTCTACGTGGATGTACCGTGTTGCTTTAAATACCGCTATCACCCTTTTCAGAAAAAAAAGCAAAAGTTTACAGACTAATGAATTAGACATCAACCATGCAGATTTTGTGGAAGATGATGACGAAAAACAGCAACAGGTATCACTTTTGTATACAGTAATCAAAACCCTTCCCAATGTGGAAAGAGCAATCGTGATGATGTATCTGGATGATTTGCCTTATAAGGATATTGCAGAAAACCTCGGAATAACCGAAGTAAATGCGCGTGTGAAAATGAACAGATTAAAGAAAACCCTTAAAGAACAGATGGAAAAATATGCCTGA
- a CDS encoding beta-carotene 15,15'-monooxygenase, with the protein MPEFDLDSFKKTWQEQPVQEKYNNNEILQMLNKKSRNYVKYIFWISVFEFLFFTLIGLFYIIQGKESNSFINILTKLGVQKTSELENTFDNIYLVLKVLSLAITAYFVLKFYQNYKVIKIEENLKKFILKIIKFKKTVNAFILINIALLITFTSIFTIFVFYILNTQNVEITNSTLIGFVAGIIISTVFTVIMVWLYYRVVYGIIIKKLDKNLTQLKEIDSQEI; encoded by the coding sequence ATGCCTGAATTTGATTTAGACAGCTTTAAGAAAACATGGCAGGAACAGCCTGTTCAGGAAAAATACAACAACAATGAGATTCTTCAGATGCTCAACAAAAAATCACGAAATTATGTGAAGTATATTTTTTGGATCAGTGTTTTCGAGTTTTTATTCTTTACATTAATAGGATTATTCTACATCATTCAGGGAAAGGAATCCAACTCTTTCATTAATATTCTTACAAAGCTGGGCGTACAGAAAACTTCGGAATTAGAGAATACGTTCGATAATATTTATCTTGTATTAAAAGTTTTAAGTTTAGCCATCACAGCTTATTTTGTCCTTAAATTTTATCAGAATTACAAGGTTATAAAAATTGAGGAAAATCTTAAAAAGTTTATTCTTAAGATCATTAAATTTAAGAAGACAGTTAATGCCTTTATTTTAATTAATATTGCATTATTAATTACTTTTACCTCTATTTTCACAATCTTTGTTTTTTATATCTTAAATACTCAGAATGTAGAAATTACCAATTCTACGCTAATAGGATTTGTAGCAGGTATTATCATAAGTACTGTTTTTACAGTAATAATGGTATGGCTGTATTACAGGGTTGTTTATGGAATTATCATCAAAAAGCTTGATAAGAATTTAACTCAGCTGAAAGAAATCGATTCGCAGGAAATTTAA